A single window of Gossypium arboreum isolate Shixiya-1 chromosome 13, ASM2569848v2, whole genome shotgun sequence DNA harbors:
- the LOC108462136 gene encoding uncharacterized protein LOC108462136 codes for MNEIDKTLPQLLSMLRTTEGNMKKVGPKPILMVRNNKGKGKAKVQTKPKGKGRPKPRKRKATLKPKGGVSKEGNCFYCGVTGHLKRNCPIYLEEIKKAKTGETSTSGIYVIDINLSTTTSWGLQRSRALARGDVDLQAGNGVRVAALAVHN; via the exons atgaatgaaattgacaagactTTGCCACAGTTGCTCAGTATGTTACGAACTACTGAAGGCAACATGAAAAAGGTTGGACCCAAGCCCATACTGATGGTTCGTAACAACAAGGGCAAGGGAAAGGCCAAAGTTCAAACAAAGCCCAAGGGGAAGGGTAGGCCCAAACCTAGAAAAAGAAAGGCTACACTGAAACCTAAAGGTGGGGTGTCTAAGGAAGGAAATTGCTTTTATTGTGGTGTGACTGGACATTTGAAGCGAAACTGCCCTATCTATCTTGAGGAAATTAAGAAGGCCAAAACAGGCGAAACGTCTACTTcaggtatttatgttattgatattaatttatcaactactACTTCTTGG GGACTACAAAGAAGTAGGGCTTTGGCTAGAGGAGATGTGGACTTGCAAGCTGGAAATGGAGTAAGAGTTGCTGCATTAGCTGTG CACAATTGA